From Daucus carota subsp. sativus chromosome 6, DH1 v3.0, whole genome shotgun sequence, the proteins below share one genomic window:
- the LOC108226860 gene encoding uncharacterized protein LOC108226860, protein MVTEGEMKEKRKPRFLCLHGFRTSGHILKTQLRKWPDSVLDQLDLVFPDAPFPCSGKSDVEGIFDPPYYEWFQFNKEFTEYTNFDECLAFIEDLMIKNGPFDGLLGFSQGSILSAALPGLQAKGIALSKVPKIKFLIIVGGAKFMNKAVAENAYSSPIQCPSLHFIGETDFLKQYGVELIEHFVDPVVIHHPKGHTIPRLDEKGLEMMLSFLERIQK, encoded by the exons ATGGTGACTGAAGGCGAAATGAAGGAGAAGAGAAAGCCGAGGTTTCTGTGCCTTCATGGGTTCAGAACAAGTGGTCATATTCTCAAAACACAGCTGCGAAAATGGCCTGACTCTGTTCTTGATCAGCTCGATTTGGTTTTCCCGGATGCTCCTTTTCCGTGCTCCGGGAAATCTGACGTCGAGGGGATCTTTGATCCTCCTTATTATGAATGGTTCCAATTCAACAAG GAGTTTACGGAGTACACTAATTTTGATGAGTGTCTTGCTTTTATTGAAGACTTGATGATAAAGAATGGACCCTTTGATGGGCTGCTTGGTTTCTCACAG GGATCAATTCTGTCAGCTGCACTTCCTGGACTACAAGCTAAG GGTATAGCTCTTTCGAAAGTGCCCAAAATCAAGTTTCTGATAATAGTGGGTGGAGCTAAGTTTATGAACAAAGCAGTGGCTGAAAATGCTTACTCTTCCCCAATTCAGTGCCCATCTTTACACTTTATAG GAGAGACGGATTTTCTAAAGCAATATGGGGTTGAGCTTATTGAACACTTTGTCGACCCTGTTGTTATTCATCATCCGAAAGGTCACACTATACCACGACTtg ATGAGAAGGGTTTGGAGATGATGTTGAGCTTTCTGGAAAGGATTCAGAAGTGA
- the LOC108226350 gene encoding F-box protein At5g49610, whose protein sequence is MGASFSEDILTEILKRLPVPSLIRLMLVQKSWYRLIQSPDFNKALSWYHQNNTPAYILFHTNYCNRPISLCVNDKQFNQYSSLPFPQDFKHAKVLGISNGLICLSHLSHNNPRPLRIFLWNPVIRKFKTSPRCPIPDPSSGGSFDATGLAFGYVHKMNDYKVINTVRPYDEIGRYISDKIVVLVYSLSTNSWKTSWKTVSKGMLPLSRNIDKPVIVNGVAYWNGTGGSIACFDIESEMMQEIMMPLKYRSLVNSITLVQNFSDLFLFGFDYVNGCPSFLDIWLLGDADVWTHKFRLDLENIEQDPVCFMSNHEIILKRCYPYGFKSYDIEKGEPTEIIDDLLDLCSALDIGPFTRGIGASPFVESLGLLGEESYT, encoded by the coding sequence ATGGGTGCTTCTTTCTCTGAAGATATCTTGACCGAGATTCTCAAAAGACTTCCTGTACCATCTCTTATCAGACTCATGTTAGTTCAAAAATCATGGTATCGTCTAATACAAAGTCCTGACTTTAACAAGGCTCTCTCTTGGTATCATCAGAACAACACTCCTGCTTATATTCTTTTTCACACCAACTATTGTAATAGGCCTATTTCCTTATGTGTCAACGACAAGCAATTTAACCAATATTCTTCCCTGCCctttcctcaagattttaagCATGCAAAAGTACTTGGAATATCGAATGGTCTTATATGTTTAAGTCATTTGAGTCATAATAATCCGAGGCCGCTGCGGATTTTTCTTTGGAACCCCGTTATTCGAAAATTTAAAACCAGTCCCCGTTGTCCTATACCTGATCCATCATCGGGCGGGAGTTTTGACGCCACGGGTTTAGCTTTTGGATATGTACATAAGATGAATGATTACAAGGTAATCAATACTGTGAGACCTTATGATGAAATTGGAAGATATATTTCGGACAAAATTGTTGTGCTTGTTTATAGCTTAAGTACTAATTCTTGGAAGACTTCTTGGAAGACGGTTAGCAAAGGCATGCTCCCACTATCCCGAAATATTGATAAACCAGTTATCGTGAATGGTGTTGCCTATTGGAATGGGACAGGAGGATCTATTGCTTGTTTTGACATAGAGAGTGAGATGATGCAAGAGATTATGATGCCATTGAAATATCGTTCTCTAGTGAATTCTATCACCCTTGTTCAAAATTTCAGTGACCTGTTTCTTTTCGGGTTCGACTATGTTAATGGCTGCCCCTCTTTTCTTGACATATGGCTACTAGGAGATGCGGATGTTTGGACGCACAAATTTAGACTTGATCTTGAGAATATTGAACAAGATCCCGTATGTTTTATGAGTAATCATGAAATAATATTGAAAAGATGCTATCCATATGGATTTAAGTCCTACGATATTGAGAAGGGTGAGCCAACAGAGATCATTGATGATTTATTGGACTTATGTTCAGCTCTTGACATTGGACCATTTACTCGGGGAATAGGAGCAAGTCCTTTCGTGGAGAGCTTGGGCTTGCTTGGTGAAGAGTCATATACTTAA
- the LOC108226349 gene encoding uncharacterized protein LOC108226349, whose product MTDTERRSESQRLLSIAAKLLETRDLTGAKDFATSAQDSDPLLDGSDQILAISDVLIAADKKVNGNHDWYAILQLNSRCDDLVLLKKQYRKLAILLHPDKNRFAHCHDAFRLVSDAWDVVSDSSKKAGYDKAVFGDVAIKSNNKRKRFGNGNGNVNVDVEKSGVNFWTACPYCYNLHMYPRVYVDCCLKCSTCGRAIQAVEVSSMPSIVKGKDGFNCVWGCFPMGYAGGNGGKGGGGMEFPNWMPKMFPNVSGGGGFGDLNIPVVGKGGNVNMSGGGVGFGNLEVPKVGRGRKVNVSGRVGAESGKLNVSEVGKDKSMTRAPVNDVTAVQKLGTRKRGRPRKEDKSVNVAPVNDSAEGVVRTSYVPEDEYVTRAPVYDVTAVQNLGTRKRGRPRKNPK is encoded by the coding sequence ATGACTGACACCGAGCGCCGATCGGAATCGCAACGGCTACTTTCCATCGCCGCGAAGCTTCTCGAAACGCGAGATCTCACCGGCGCAAAAGACTTTGCCACGTCAGCACAAGACTCCGATCCGTTACTCGACGGCTCCGACCAGATCTTGGCAATCTCCGACGTCCTCATCGCCGCCGACAAGAAAGTCAACGGTAATCACGACTGGTACGCGATTCTTCAGCTTAATAGTCGCTGTGATGACCTAGTTTTGCTTAAGAAACAGTATCGAAAGCTCGCTATTTTGTTGCATCCTGATAAGAACAGGTTTGCGCATTGTCATGATGCGTTTCGGTTGGTTTCGGATGCGTGGGATGTTGTTTCGGACTCGTCGAAGAAGGCGGGGTATGATAAGGCGGTGTTTGGGGATGTTGCGATAAAATCGAATAATAAGAGGAAGAGGTttgggaatgggaatgggaatgTGAATGTGGATGTGGAGAAGAGTGGTGTGAATTTTTGGACCGCGTGTCCGTATTGTTATAATTTGCATATGTATCCTAGGGTTTATGTTGATTGTTGTTTGAAATGTAGTACTTGTGGGAGAGCAATTCAGGCGGTGGAGGTTTCGAGTATGCCTTCGATTGTGAAGGGGAAAGATGGTTTTAATTGCGTTTGGGGGTGTTTTCCGATGGGGTATGCGGGAGGGAATGGTGGAAAGGGGGGTGGAGGGATGGAGTTTCCTAATTGGATGCCTAAGATGTTTCCGAATGTGAGTGGTGGCGGAGGGTTTGGGGATTTGAACATTCCGGTGGTGGGAAAGGGTGGGAATGTGAATATGAGTGGTGGAGGGGTAGGGTTTGGGAATTTGGAAGTTCCGAAGGTGGGAAGGGGTAGAAAGGTGAATGTGAGTGGTCGTGTGGGGGCAGAGTCTGGGAAGCTGAATGTTTCGGAGGTGGGAAAGGATAAGAGTATGACTCGAGCTCCAGTTAATGATGTGACAGCGGTTCAAAAATTGGGAACTCGAAAGAGGGGAAGGCCTAGGAAAGAGGATAAGAGTGTGAATGTGGCTCCGGTTAATGACAGTGCAGAGGGAGTGGTTCGAACATCTTATGTTCCTGAAGATGAGTATGTGACTCGAGCTCCAGTTTATGATGTCACAGCGGTTCAAAATTTGGGAACTAGAAAGAGGGGAAGGCCTAGGAAAAATCCGAAGTGA
- the LOC108224931 gene encoding AT-hook motif nuclear-localized protein 28, which produces MKGEYTDETHRSTQTMFSKIHQTQKFQPHHLRNPTPPPQPYPTQPLHVTPFQDHPASPSKPEPSQNDGASIEILRRPRGRPPGSKNKLKSPIIITREPDPAMSPYVLEIPAGSDLIHAITLYCKKRQSGLCVLNGSGTVANVTLKQPSSTPNATVTFHGRFDMLSLSATIILPSLQHVTNTFTISLAGPQGQVVGGAVVGPLVAASTVYIIAASFNSPVFQKLPIEDEHENNDNVNNNNHNNSGGGGDVASPSVVSGGGDMYSGHSMGNEVIWTPTPRQAQPY; this is translated from the coding sequence ATGAAAGGTGAATACACGGATGAAACCCACCGTTCGACCCAAACAATGTTCTCCAAAATCCACCAAACCCAAAAATTCCAACCACACCACCTCCGCAACCCGACCCCACCTCCGCAACCCTACCCCACACAACCCCTCCACGTCACCCCCTTCCAAGACCACCCCGCCAGCCCTTCCAAACCCGAGCCCTCCCAAAACGACGGCGCTTCCATCGAAATCCTCCGCCGTCCACGTGGCCGCCCACCCGGATCCAAAAACAAACTCAAATCCCCCATCATCATAACCCGAGAACCCGACCCGGCCATGTCACCCTACGTCCTCGAAATCCCCGCCGGCTCCGACCTCATCCACGCCATCACTCTCTACTGCAAGAAACGCCAGTCGGGTCTCTGCGTGCTAAACGGGTCGGGTACGGTGGCTAACGTGACGCTGAAGCAACCGTCGAGCACTCCTAACGCCACCGTCACATTTCACGGCCGTTTCGACATGTTGTCTCTCTCGGCCACTATTATTCTCCCTTCATTACAGCACGTAACAAACACGTTCACCATCTCCCTCGCGGGCCCACAGGGACAAGTTGTGGGTGGGGCCGTGGTGGGCCCACTCGTCGCCGCCTCCACCGTCTACATCATCGCGGCGTCGTTTAATAGCCCGGTGTTTCAAAAACTACCGATTGAAGATGAGCATGAAAATAACgataatgttaataataataatcataataatagCGGTGGTGGTGGTGACGTGGCGTCGCCGTCGGTGGTGTCAGGCGGCGGCGATATGTACAGTGGCCATAGTATGGGTAATGAGGTGATATGGACGCCAACTCCGAGACAAGCGCAGCCGTATTAG
- the LOC108193050 gene encoding universal stress protein PHOS34 yields the protein MSSGDLGCVIVAVDSSEESMNALNWAIRNVKLRPTDGHLLILHVQSPPSIATGLNPGAIPFGGPSDLEVPAFNAAIEKHQKRISDAIISHAVEICSENNVSYKTQVVIGDPKEKICQVVEDLHADLLVIGCRAFGPIKRIFLGSVSNYCSNHAVSPVMIVKSTS from the exons ATGTCGTCCGGGGACTTGGGCTGCGTGATAGTCGCAGTAGACAGCAGCGAGGAGAGCATGAACGCCCTCAATTGGGCCATCCGCAACGTCAAGCTCCGGCCCACCGACGGCCATCTCCTCATCCTCCACGTTCAATCTCCACCGTCCATCGCCACCGGCCTCAATCCCGGCGCCATCCCCTTCGGCGGCCCCA GTGATCTGGAGGTTCCGGCTTTTAATGCGGCGATCGAGAAGCATCAGAAGCGCATTTCAGATGCGATTATCAGTCATGCTGTTGAAATTTGCTCTGAAAATAAT GTGAGCTATAAGACGCAAGTTGTAATTGGGGATCCAAAGGAGAAAATTTGTCAAGTTGTGGAAGATCTGCATGCTGATTTACTTGTAATCGGTTGCCGTGCTTTTGGTCCTATTAAACG GATATTTTTGGGAAGTGTAAGCAACTATTGCTCCAACCATGCTGTGAGCCCAGTTATGATAGTCAAGAGCACTTCTTAA
- the LOC108226736 gene encoding F-box protein At5g49610, with translation MAASFSEDILTEILKRLPVPSLIRLMLVQKSWYRLIQSPDFNKALSWYHQNNTPAYILFHTNYCNRPISLCVNDKQFNQYSSLPFPQDFKLNTANVLGISNGLICLSHLCHNPRPLRIFLWNPVIRKFKTSPRCPIPDPSSSGSFDATGLAFGYVHKMNDYKVINLVRPYDKKGRYIPDKIVVLVYGLSTNSWKTSWKTVSKGMFPQFGPFDKPVIVNGVAYWNWRGGLIIACFDIESETIREIMMPLKYRSQVSNITLVQNFSELFLFGFDYVNGFPSFLDIWLLGDADVWTHKFRLDLEYIEQDRLFWNPVCFMNNHEILLIRYYPYGFKSYDIEKGETTEIIDDLSDLCSALDIGPFTRGIGASPFVESLGLLGEESYT, from the coding sequence ATGGCTGCTTCTTTCTCTGAAGATATCTTGACGGAGATTCTCAAAAGACTACCTGTACCATCTCTTATCAGACTCATGTTAGTTCAGAAATCATGGTATCGTCTAATACAAAGTCCCGACTTTAACAAGGCTCTCTCTTGGTATCATCAGAACAACACTCCTGCTTATATTCTTTTTCACACCAACTATTGTAATAGGCCTATTTCCTTATGTGTCAACGACAAGCAATTTAACCAATATTCTTCCCTGCCctttcctcaagattttaagCTGAATACTGCAAACGTACTTGGGATATCGAATGGTCTTATATGTTTAAGTCATTTGTGTCATAATCCGAGGCCGCTGAGGATTTTTCTTTGGAACCCCGTTATTCGAAAATTTAAAACCAGTCCCCGTTGTCCTATACCTGATCCATCATCGAGCGGGAGTTTCGACGCCACGGGTTTAGCTTTTGGATATGTACATAAGATGAATGATTACAAGGTAATCAATCTTGTGAGACCTTATGATAAGAAAGGAAGATATATTCCGGACAAAATTGTTGTGCTTGTTTATGGCTTAAGTACTAATTCTTGGAAGACTTCTTGGAAGACGGTTAGCAAAGGCATGTTCCCACAATTCGGACCTTTTGATAAACCAGTTATCGTGAATGGTGTTGCGTATTGGAATTGGAGAGGAGGATTGATTATTGCTTGTTTTGACATAGAGAGTGAGACGATTCGAGAGATTATGATGCCATTGAAATATCGTTCTCAAGTGAGTAATATCACCCTTGTTCAAAATTTTAGTGAACTGTTTCTTTTCGGGTTTGACTACGTTAATGGCTTCCCCTCTTTTCTTGACATATGGCTACTAGGAGATGCCGATGTTTGGACGCATAAATTTAGACTTGATCTTGAGTATATTGAACAAGACAGACTGTTCTGGAATCCCGTATGTTTTATGAATAATCATGAAATATTACTGATAAGATACTATCCATATGGATTTAAGTCCTACGATATTGAGAAGGGTGAGACAACAGAGATCATTGATGATTTATCGGATTTATGTTCAGCTCTTGACATTGGACCATTTACTCGGGGAATAGGAGCAAGTCCTTTCGTGGAGAGCTTGGGCTTGCTTGGTGAAGAGTCATATACTTAA